A section of the Mangifera indica cultivar Alphonso chromosome 12, CATAS_Mindica_2.1, whole genome shotgun sequence genome encodes:
- the LOC123193123 gene encoding serine/threonine-protein kinase CDG1-like: MELLTVSSTRNRVIVVVDANRNKENVDALEWAINHVVRPRDIVLFLGVLRDFGKRNYSCFPLMSNISIFGVREKLEFLSGNSEVNLRQLGEELERKRVQYQRNLEKFHRQCKRNEVKLEVKLAVGYCPAKITVDEARNSNTRLIVIDSHLKKHQGFICDNVECNVAIMKGKDFATLMPSKKTRTFSPKYTKTINEGVATNGKNPEKKQDSSTQQVAAPTPQTPNWYPLSWRSGFPRAFSLREVEEMTDGFAEENLLEKSENLNIYEGIFQETPVVITCLLEEADRFWRVLIILSRVRHRNIMNFVGYCCTGSSRVIISDFPCLGTVASNLNDDNLAKQLTWKARWYIAIEIGGSLRYLHEECGDKPIVHHSVCSNHIVFSQGCSAMLCNFLAAKCLDIEKSSAEGQNSEKEENLYVDVRDYGVFLVELISGQNAKWYAEESEGQSLVGLAVPLIKDGKLNQIMDSRLSDSNSDSKVIEYMAKAALLCLRARHSLHPPPSISEVLAVVRGDRLAISKWHL; encoded by the exons atggaaCTACTTACAGTTTCATCAACAAGAAATAGAGtgattgttgttgttgatgccaacagaaataaagaaaatgtggACGCCCTTGAGTGGGCTATTAACCATGTCGTTCGTCCTAGAGACATTGTACTTTTTCTTGGAGTTCTTCGCGATTTCGGGAAGAGGAATTACTCTTGCTTCCCTTTAATGAGCAATATAAGCATATTCGGTGTTC GGGAAAAATTGGAGTTTTTATCAGGAAATAGTGAAGTGAATCTTAGACAGCTTGGAGAAGAATTAGAAAGAAAACGAGTGCAATACCAGAGAAATCTTGAAAAATTCCATCGACAATGCAAGAGAAATGAG GTGAAATTGGAGGTTAAGCTTGCAGTTGGTTATTGTCCTGCCAAGATAACAGTCGATGAAGCACGAAACTCAAATACTCGTTTGATTGTTATAGACAG CCACTTAAAGAAACACCAAGGATTCATATGCGATAATGTGGAATGCAACGTTGCCATAATGAAAGGAAAAGATTTCGCAACCTTGATGCCATCAAAAAAAACTAGAACTTTTTCTCCTAAATATACCAAAACAATTAATGAAGGAGTTGCCACCAATGGGAAAAATCCTGAGAAAAAACAAGATTCATCGACTCAGCAGGTAGCGGCACCAACGCCGCAAACGCCTAATTGGTATCCTCTATCTTGGAGAAGCGGCTTCCCTCGAGCTTTTTCTTTGAGGGAAGTTGAAGAAATGACGGATGGTTTTGCTGAGGAGAACTTGCTCGAGAAATCCGAAAATCTCAACATTTATGAGGGAATTTTCCAGGAAACGCCAGTGGTGATCACATGTTTATTAGAAGAGGCCGATAGATTCTGGAGAGTATTGATAATCCTTTCGAGGGTTCGGCACCGCAACATTATGAACTTTGTGGGCTACTGCTGCACTGGTAGTAGCCGCGTCATAATCAGTGATTTTCCGTGCCTGGGAACTGTTGCCAGTAACTTGAACG ATGATAACTTAGCAAAACAATTGACATGGAAAGCGAGGTGGTATATTGCTATAGAAATTGGAGGAAGCTTGAGGTATCTTCATGAGGAGTGTGGAGATAAACCTATTGTTCATCATTCTGTTTGTTCTAATCATATTGTTTTCTCTCAAGGTTGTTCTGCTATG CTTTGCAATTTCTTAGCGGCAAAGTGCCTTGATATTGAGAAATCATCAGCTGA AGGCCAAAATTCAGAGAAAGAGGAGAATCTTTATGTAGATGTACGAGATTATGGAGTATTCCTGGTTGAGCTCATCAGCGGGCAGAATGCTAAATGGTATGCTGAAGAAAGCGAGGGACAATCTTTGGTTGGTTTG GCAGTTCCGCTTATAAAAGATGGAAAGCTAAATCAAATAATGGATTCCAGATTGAGTGATAGTAATAGCGACAGCAAGGTGATTGAATATATGGCAAAGGCTGCCTTGCTCTGCCTCAGAGCTCGCCATTCCCTTCACCCTCCACCTTCAATAAGTGAG GTTTTAGCAGTGGTTCGAGGTGATCGACTTGCCATTAGCAAGTGGCATCTTTAA